A region from the Drosophila mauritiana strain mau12 chromosome 2L, ASM438214v1, whole genome shotgun sequence genome encodes:
- the LOC117140434 gene encoding serine-rich adhesin for platelets isoform X2 — protein MQDTCSEVNVPAASHPEPELIISCHRDQRDQCHRNNLQRESKVITRSQSSASTAPHAPVHQLKQQQSLPTPLTQQPSHNPHHNPQTPKSVSILVYKTLNTVFKSSRKIIVRVCEVASAKKSFTMFKFNKAAQQQRIDNRNSAVTGHDPFVRPPVPEKKVRNIMKKLHKANGLKRSNSAIEFDVSALTAANRRQIYSSNRSASSEQDNSDLSEHSEKSPLVSARLDNLARLFFSKSMPAETGSRDTIDSVLTTRPNIKYQYSALDSGNGIVERSPRERAQREKALNATQEWIQGANGRYEVIAHLDEIGSRHGKNWFLVTDASVRTDRLQTLLPLPPDCVAFEDLPPNECAREILMELLGSLHHPYIYPVLDLGFLRNNSYNYACLVTPFNSRGSLKDLIYKAQWNEPWARKYTRKPNGLPVSQVQRLGRQILEALLFLRERGFPLHGHLHSGNVILQNGAARLSGLENGLLGLSSRINAVMWSRSVTEIENVDIVCFGHLLYEMCTGQELTTPKPSMRVLEMELQHYPQIGQILEILGLIFEPPSGVCPSVEDLVLCDLFRSIDLRELRGPCFSTIKPSLSRSTLNLLQAVKKRQCASLGHSLSEANSPCTPPSTPHDRRTGISRTMDSFDISSDSEEGLLEEIVVGGSCHRQHLLRLQQWHSAHSYVHSYASESPIHYCDPAAVYSDDNSQEPGQDPQPPTIRCSTSSQSNLDVLLAEGAAEEVYEEQEEEGFEQEEEASGSSGTQRLQAPACTSSAAGASFNHQLTADMCNYKNSKSRRLEYSLKCLKYGRSNPSQDSAFGSLTDNDLSIGSSSIRLSSFQSISSPIDEGVEDVIIATTTGGNETCLELATIPRSMVSQDSAISSPCRESSPNNFLHIDDAMSGTGSTSSGSNCGSFGNIRPQQFPVSLSPKILVTATSNSSNSSLASSSNAGQGQAQGHGQGHPQQQFDPPKILVNDQNSIYTTSPSKRSGMIEVFSQKYRCPFQVSSFEDMSPKRTSDKQHLKHVNRLAFRSLEEERRIDNAFLPMADRTHSDNRVNMQSEKYKKLTHASFRISKGQGQDSPTATPTSQTSPGQPGNCIEMQRTGRQTLWRDSKFYRKNRIAKSNDSLMENNPSPRISPCSLRDNQYESRSSSQASRRSLSGSQQMLSVTTSFCGNGSASRNSARYCSSKSEDLGESSDYLRIMDARKSYSERHLVRLKQTAINNTHSEDDMSFNDDNNQTVSSQGQGLRQCGIQYNQKEHHQKHYQGGRWSSSCSIGGHLKTTNIKTTSLSAQSSQSNLVATSATASYRTPSKSLDQSIATIAIPSIRATTQNNTAQNSTTKGSSTNSSDSSSSTTSSVDESPSRHTLSGADLSRIFVMDMDDAPGSTCSEEKTPLLDSVEMSPMSPTDPEEPDLDKL, from the exons ATGCAG GACACTTGCAGCGAGGTCAACGTCCCGGCAGCGTCGCATCCGGAGCCGGAGCTCATCATCAGCTGCCACCGGGATCAGCGGGATCAGTGCCATCGGAATAATCTCCAGAGGGAAAGCAAAGTCATCACCCGATCACAATCATCGGCGTCGACCGCGCCGCATGCTCCAGTGCATCAACTGAAGCAGCAGCAATCTCTGCCCACACCTCTAACCCAGCAGCCCAGCCACAATCCGCACCACAATCCCCAGACCCCCAAGTCCGTCTCCATTCTCGTCTACAAGACTTTGAACACGGTCTTCAAGAGCAGTCGCAAGATCATCGTTCGTGTGTGTGAGGTGGCCAGCGCCAAGAAGTCCTTCACCATGTTCAAGTTCAACAAGGCCGCTCAGCAGCAGCGGATCGACAATCGGAACAGTGCCGTCACAGGACACGATCCCTTCGTCCGACCACCAGTGCCCGAAAA GAAAGTGAGGAACATTATGAAGAAGCTGCACAAGGCGAACGGCCTGAAACGCTCCAACTCGGCGATCGAGTTCGATGTCTCGGCCCTGACAGCTGCCAATCGCCGACAGATCTATAGTAG CAATCGGTCGGCGAGCTCGGAGCAAGATAACTCAGATCTATCCGAGCACTCGGAGAAATCGCCGCTGGTTAGCGCGAGGTTAGACAATCTAGCTAGGCTCTTCTTTAGCAAGTCGATGCCAGCGGAAACCGGAAGTAGAGATACCATAGATTCAGTACTGACAACAAG ACCCAACATCAAGTATCAGTACTCCGCCTTGGACAGTGGCAATGGGATCGTGGAGCGAAGTCCCCGGGAGCGGGCTCAGAGGGAAAAGGCCCTGAATGCCACTCAGGAATGGATTCAGGGTGCCAATGGGCGCTACGAAGTGATTGCCCACCTGGATGAGATCGGTTCGAGGCATGGCAAGAACTGGTTTCTTGTCACAGATGCCTCG GTACGCACGGATCGTTTACAGACTCTGCTACCTCTGCCCCCCGATTGTGTGGCCTTCGAGGATCTCCCGCCCAACGAATGCGCCAGGGAAATACTCATGGAACTGCTGGGCTCGCTGCATCATCCGTACATATATCCCGTTCTGGATTTGGGCTTTTTGCGCAACAACTCGTATAACTACGCCTGCCTGGTGACGCCATTTAACTCGCGGGGCAGTCTTAAAGATCTCATATATAAG GCGCAGTGGAATGAGCCGTGGGCCAGGAAGTACACGCGTAAGCCAAATGGCTTACCGGTGAGCCAGGTGCAGCGCCTGGGACGACAGATCCTGGAGGCACTGCTCTTCCTGAGGGAGCGCGGTTTTCCGCTTCACGGTCACCTGCACAGCGGCAATGTCATCCTGCAGAACGGGGCAGCCAG GTTATCGGGTCTGGAGAACGGCCTCCTGGGCCTCAGTTCGCGCATTAACGCCGTCATGTGGTCCCGCTCGGTCACCGAGATCGAGAACGTGGACATCGTCTGCTTTGGCCACCTGCTCTACGAGATGTGCACGGGCCAGGAGCTGACAACCCCCAAGCCGTCCATGCGGGTGCTCGAGATGGAGCTGCAGCACTATCCACAAATTGGCCAG ATTCTGGAGATATTAGGTCTAATCTTTGAGCCGCCTAGCGGTGTCTGCCCCTCCGTCGAGGACTTAGTCCTTTGCGATCTATTTCGCAGCATCGATTTGCGCGAGCTTCGCGGTCCCTGTTTCAGT ACAATTAAGCCGAGCCTCAGCAGGTCCACCCTGAACCTGCTGCAAGCGGTAAAGAAGCGCCAATGCGCCTCCCTGGGCCACTCCCTCAGTGAGGCCAACTCGCCCTGTACGCCCCCTTCGACGCCGCACGATCGACGAACAGG TATCAGCCGAACAATGGACTCATTTGACATATCAAGCGATTCGGAGGAGGGTCTCCTGGAGGAGATTGTCGTCGGTGGGAGCTGCCATCGCCAGCACTTGCTTCGCCTGCAGCAGTGGCACTCCGCCCACTCATATGTCCACTCGTATGCCTCGGAGTCGCCGATTCACTATTGTGACCCTGCGGCCGTCTATTCGGATGATAATAGCCAGGAGCCGGGTCAGGATCCCCAGCCACCGACCATTCGATGTAGCACCAGTAGTCAGAGCAATCTGGATGTCCTTCTGGCTGAGGGTGCCGCGGAAGAGGTAtacgaggagcaggaggaggagggttTTGAGCAAGAAGAGGAGGCAAGTGGCTCCTCGGGAACGCAGAGGCTTCAGGCTCCAGCCTGCACTTCATCGGCTGCTGGGGCCTCCTTCAACCATCAACTCACTGCCGATATGTGCAACTATAAGAACTCGAAGAGCAGGAGGTTGGAGTACTCCCTCAAGTGTCTCAAGTATGGCCGCAGTAATCCCTCCCAGGACTCAGCCTTTGGCTCTCTGACCGACAACGACCTGTCCATTGGATCGTCCAGCATTAGGTTGAGCAGCTTTCAGTCCATTTCATCGCCCATTGACGAGGGCGTCGAGGATGTCATCATAGCCACCACCACAGGTGGTAATGAGACCTGCCTGGAACTTGCCACCATTCCTAGGAGTATGGTCTCCCAAGACTCGGCGATTTCATCGCCCTGTCGCGAGAGTTCCCCCAACAACTTCCTGCACATTGACGATGCCATGTCGGGAACGGGTTCAACTTCCTCTGGCTCTAATTGTGGCTCCTTCGGAAATATACGTCCCCAACAGTTTCCTGTTTCGCTTTCACCGAAGATTTTGGTAACGGCCACCAGCAATTCGAGCAACTCGTCCTTGGCATCCAGCAGCAATGCGGGTCAAGGTCAGGCCCAGGGTCATGGACAGGGGCATCCCCAGCAGCAGTTTGATCCGCCCAAGATTCTAGTCAACGATCAGAACTCCATCTACACCACATCGCCCTCGAAGCGATCGGGGATGATAGAGGTGTTCTCACAAAAATATCGG TGTCCCTTCCAGGTGAGCTCCTTCGAGGACATGTCCCCGAAGCGAACCTCAGACAAACAGCACCTGAAGCACGTGAATCGGCTGGCCTTTCGTTCCTTGGAGGAGGAACGTCGGATCGACAATGCCTTTCTGCCGATGGCAGATCGCACCCACTCGGACAATCGCGTGAATATGCAGAGCGAGAAGTACAAGAAGCTCACGCACGCCTCGTTCCGCATCAGCAAAGGTCAAGGTCAGGACTCGcccacggccacgcccaccagccAAACGTCCCCCGGTCAGCCTGGCAATTGCATTGAGATGCAACGAACCGGAAGGCAGACCCTCTGGCGGGACAGCAAGTTCTACCGGAAGAACAGAATCGCCAAAAGCAACGACTCCCTAATGGAAAACAATCCCTCGCCCAGGATATCACCGTGCTCCTTGCGGGATAATCAGTACGAGAGCAGGAGCAGCTCCCAGGCCAGCAGGAGATCGCTCAGTGGTAGTCAACAAATGCTTAGTGTCACCACCAGTTTCTGCGGCAACGGCAGTGCCTCCAGAAATTCGGCCAGATACTGCAGCTCGAAGAGCGAGGACTTGGGCGAGTCCTCCGACTATCTGAGAATTATGGATGCACGGAAATCGTACTCCGAGCGGCACCTGGTGCGACTCAAGCAGACGGCAATAAACAACACGCACAGCGAGGACGATATGAGCTTCAACGATGACAATAATCAAACGGTATCATCGCAGGGTCAGGGGTTACGGCAATGCGGCATCCAGTACAATCAGAAGGAGCACCACCAGAAGCACTATCAGGGTGGCAggtggagcagcagctgctccatTGGCGGCCACCTGAAGACGACCAATATTAAGACCACCTCGCTGTCAGCTCAGTCCAGCCAATCGAATTTAGTGGCCACCTCGGCAACTGCCAGCTATCGCACACCATCCAAGTCCCTCGACCAGAGCATCGCCACCATCGCCATCCCGAGCATCCGTGCCACCACCCAAAACAACACCGCCCAGAATAGCACCACCAAGggcagcagcaccaacagcagtgacagcagtagcagcaccaccagctcGGTGGACGAGTCCCCGTCGAGACACACACTCAGCGGAGCTGACCTCTCCAGGATCTTCGTGATGGACATGGACGATGCACCGGGCAGCACATGCAGCGAAGAGAAGACTCCGCTTCTGGACAGTGTGGAAATGTCCCCGATGAGTCCAACCGATCCAGAGGAACCCGATCTGGACAAGCTCTAA
- the LOC117140434 gene encoding serine-rich adhesin for platelets isoform X7 codes for MFKFNKAAQQQRIDNRNSAVTGHDPFVRPPVPEKKVRNIMKKLHKANGLKRSNSAIEFDVSALTAANRRQIYSSNRSASSEQDNSDLSEHSEKSPLVSARLDNLARLFFSKSMPAETGSRDTIDSVLTTRPNIKYQYSALDSGNGIVERSPRERAQREKALNATQEWIQGANGRYEVIAHLDEIGSRHGKNWFLVTDASVRTDRLQTLLPLPPDCVAFEDLPPNECAREILMELLGSLHHPYIYPVLDLGFLRNNSYNYACLVTPFNSRGSLKDLIYKAQWNEPWARKYTRKPNGLPVSQVQRLGRQILEALLFLRERGFPLHGHLHSGNVILQNGAARLSGLENGLLGLSSRINAVMWSRSVTEIENVDIVCFGHLLYEMCTGQELTTPKPSMRVLEMELQHYPQIGQTRKQILEILGLIFEPPSGVCPSVEDLVLCDLFRSIDLRELRGPCFSTIKPSLSRSTLNLLQAVKKRQCASLGHSLSEANSPCTPPSTPHDRRTGISRTMDSFDISSDSEEGLLEEIVVGGSCHRQHLLRLQQWHSAHSYVHSYASESPIHYCDPAAVYSDDNSQEPGQDPQPPTIRCSTSSQSNLDVLLAEGAAEEVYEEQEEEGFEQEEEASGSSGTQRLQAPACTSSAAGASFNHQLTADMCNYKNSKSRRLEYSLKCLKYGRSNPSQDSAFGSLTDNDLSIGSSSIRLSSFQSISSPIDEGVEDVIIATTTGGNETCLELATIPRSMVSQDSAISSPCRESSPNNFLHIDDAMSGTGSTSSGSNCGSFGNIRPQQFPVSLSPKILVTATSNSSNSSLASSSNAGQGQAQGHGQGHPQQQFDPPKILVNDQNSIYTTSPSKRSGMIEVFSQKYRCPFQVSSFEDMSPKRTSDKQHLKHVNRLAFRSLEEERRIDNAFLPMADRTHSDNRVNMQSEKYKKLTHASFRISKGQGQDSPTATPTSQTSPGQPGNCIEMQRTGRQTLWRDSKFYRKNRIAKSNDSLMENNPSPRISPCSLRDNQYESRSSSQASRRSLSGSQQMLSVTTSFCGNGSASRNSARYCSSKSEDLGESSDYLRIMDARKSYSERHLVRLKQTAINNTHSEDDMSFNDDNNQTVSSQGQGLRQCGIQYNQKEHHQKHYQGGRWSSSCSIGGHLKTTNIKTTSLSAQSSQSNLVATSATASYRTPSKSLDQSIATIAIPSIRATTQNNTAQNSTTKGSSTNSSDSSSSTTSSVDESPSRHTLSGADLSRIFVMDMDDAPGSTCSEEKTPLLDSVEMSPMSPTDPEEPDLDKL; via the exons ATGTTCAAGTTCAACAAGGCCGCTCAGCAGCAGCGGATCGACAATCGGAACAGTGCCGTCACAGGACACGATCCCTTCGTCCGACCACCAGTGCCCGAAAA GAAAGTGAGGAACATTATGAAGAAGCTGCACAAGGCGAACGGCCTGAAACGCTCCAACTCGGCGATCGAGTTCGATGTCTCGGCCCTGACAGCTGCCAATCGCCGACAGATCTATAGTAG CAATCGGTCGGCGAGCTCGGAGCAAGATAACTCAGATCTATCCGAGCACTCGGAGAAATCGCCGCTGGTTAGCGCGAGGTTAGACAATCTAGCTAGGCTCTTCTTTAGCAAGTCGATGCCAGCGGAAACCGGAAGTAGAGATACCATAGATTCAGTACTGACAACAAG ACCCAACATCAAGTATCAGTACTCCGCCTTGGACAGTGGCAATGGGATCGTGGAGCGAAGTCCCCGGGAGCGGGCTCAGAGGGAAAAGGCCCTGAATGCCACTCAGGAATGGATTCAGGGTGCCAATGGGCGCTACGAAGTGATTGCCCACCTGGATGAGATCGGTTCGAGGCATGGCAAGAACTGGTTTCTTGTCACAGATGCCTCG GTACGCACGGATCGTTTACAGACTCTGCTACCTCTGCCCCCCGATTGTGTGGCCTTCGAGGATCTCCCGCCCAACGAATGCGCCAGGGAAATACTCATGGAACTGCTGGGCTCGCTGCATCATCCGTACATATATCCCGTTCTGGATTTGGGCTTTTTGCGCAACAACTCGTATAACTACGCCTGCCTGGTGACGCCATTTAACTCGCGGGGCAGTCTTAAAGATCTCATATATAAG GCGCAGTGGAATGAGCCGTGGGCCAGGAAGTACACGCGTAAGCCAAATGGCTTACCGGTGAGCCAGGTGCAGCGCCTGGGACGACAGATCCTGGAGGCACTGCTCTTCCTGAGGGAGCGCGGTTTTCCGCTTCACGGTCACCTGCACAGCGGCAATGTCATCCTGCAGAACGGGGCAGCCAG GTTATCGGGTCTGGAGAACGGCCTCCTGGGCCTCAGTTCGCGCATTAACGCCGTCATGTGGTCCCGCTCGGTCACCGAGATCGAGAACGTGGACATCGTCTGCTTTGGCCACCTGCTCTACGAGATGTGCACGGGCCAGGAGCTGACAACCCCCAAGCCGTCCATGCGGGTGCTCGAGATGGAGCTGCAGCACTATCCACAAATTGGCCAG aCAAGAAAACAA ATTCTGGAGATATTAGGTCTAATCTTTGAGCCGCCTAGCGGTGTCTGCCCCTCCGTCGAGGACTTAGTCCTTTGCGATCTATTTCGCAGCATCGATTTGCGCGAGCTTCGCGGTCCCTGTTTCAGT ACAATTAAGCCGAGCCTCAGCAGGTCCACCCTGAACCTGCTGCAAGCGGTAAAGAAGCGCCAATGCGCCTCCCTGGGCCACTCCCTCAGTGAGGCCAACTCGCCCTGTACGCCCCCTTCGACGCCGCACGATCGACGAACAGG TATCAGCCGAACAATGGACTCATTTGACATATCAAGCGATTCGGAGGAGGGTCTCCTGGAGGAGATTGTCGTCGGTGGGAGCTGCCATCGCCAGCACTTGCTTCGCCTGCAGCAGTGGCACTCCGCCCACTCATATGTCCACTCGTATGCCTCGGAGTCGCCGATTCACTATTGTGACCCTGCGGCCGTCTATTCGGATGATAATAGCCAGGAGCCGGGTCAGGATCCCCAGCCACCGACCATTCGATGTAGCACCAGTAGTCAGAGCAATCTGGATGTCCTTCTGGCTGAGGGTGCCGCGGAAGAGGTAtacgaggagcaggaggaggagggttTTGAGCAAGAAGAGGAGGCAAGTGGCTCCTCGGGAACGCAGAGGCTTCAGGCTCCAGCCTGCACTTCATCGGCTGCTGGGGCCTCCTTCAACCATCAACTCACTGCCGATATGTGCAACTATAAGAACTCGAAGAGCAGGAGGTTGGAGTACTCCCTCAAGTGTCTCAAGTATGGCCGCAGTAATCCCTCCCAGGACTCAGCCTTTGGCTCTCTGACCGACAACGACCTGTCCATTGGATCGTCCAGCATTAGGTTGAGCAGCTTTCAGTCCATTTCATCGCCCATTGACGAGGGCGTCGAGGATGTCATCATAGCCACCACCACAGGTGGTAATGAGACCTGCCTGGAACTTGCCACCATTCCTAGGAGTATGGTCTCCCAAGACTCGGCGATTTCATCGCCCTGTCGCGAGAGTTCCCCCAACAACTTCCTGCACATTGACGATGCCATGTCGGGAACGGGTTCAACTTCCTCTGGCTCTAATTGTGGCTCCTTCGGAAATATACGTCCCCAACAGTTTCCTGTTTCGCTTTCACCGAAGATTTTGGTAACGGCCACCAGCAATTCGAGCAACTCGTCCTTGGCATCCAGCAGCAATGCGGGTCAAGGTCAGGCCCAGGGTCATGGACAGGGGCATCCCCAGCAGCAGTTTGATCCGCCCAAGATTCTAGTCAACGATCAGAACTCCATCTACACCACATCGCCCTCGAAGCGATCGGGGATGATAGAGGTGTTCTCACAAAAATATCGG TGTCCCTTCCAGGTGAGCTCCTTCGAGGACATGTCCCCGAAGCGAACCTCAGACAAACAGCACCTGAAGCACGTGAATCGGCTGGCCTTTCGTTCCTTGGAGGAGGAACGTCGGATCGACAATGCCTTTCTGCCGATGGCAGATCGCACCCACTCGGACAATCGCGTGAATATGCAGAGCGAGAAGTACAAGAAGCTCACGCACGCCTCGTTCCGCATCAGCAAAGGTCAAGGTCAGGACTCGcccacggccacgcccaccagccAAACGTCCCCCGGTCAGCCTGGCAATTGCATTGAGATGCAACGAACCGGAAGGCAGACCCTCTGGCGGGACAGCAAGTTCTACCGGAAGAACAGAATCGCCAAAAGCAACGACTCCCTAATGGAAAACAATCCCTCGCCCAGGATATCACCGTGCTCCTTGCGGGATAATCAGTACGAGAGCAGGAGCAGCTCCCAGGCCAGCAGGAGATCGCTCAGTGGTAGTCAACAAATGCTTAGTGTCACCACCAGTTTCTGCGGCAACGGCAGTGCCTCCAGAAATTCGGCCAGATACTGCAGCTCGAAGAGCGAGGACTTGGGCGAGTCCTCCGACTATCTGAGAATTATGGATGCACGGAAATCGTACTCCGAGCGGCACCTGGTGCGACTCAAGCAGACGGCAATAAACAACACGCACAGCGAGGACGATATGAGCTTCAACGATGACAATAATCAAACGGTATCATCGCAGGGTCAGGGGTTACGGCAATGCGGCATCCAGTACAATCAGAAGGAGCACCACCAGAAGCACTATCAGGGTGGCAggtggagcagcagctgctccatTGGCGGCCACCTGAAGACGACCAATATTAAGACCACCTCGCTGTCAGCTCAGTCCAGCCAATCGAATTTAGTGGCCACCTCGGCAACTGCCAGCTATCGCACACCATCCAAGTCCCTCGACCAGAGCATCGCCACCATCGCCATCCCGAGCATCCGTGCCACCACCCAAAACAACACCGCCCAGAATAGCACCACCAAGggcagcagcaccaacagcagtgacagcagtagcagcaccaccagctcGGTGGACGAGTCCCCGTCGAGACACACACTCAGCGGAGCTGACCTCTCCAGGATCTTCGTGATGGACATGGACGATGCACCGGGCAGCACATGCAGCGAAGAGAAGACTCCGCTTCTGGACAGTGTGGAAATGTCCCCGATGAGTCCAACCGATCCAGAGGAACCCGATCTGGACAAGCTCTAA